Part of the Mus caroli unplaced genomic scaffold, CAROLI_EIJ_v1.1 scaffold_19491_1, whole genome shotgun sequence genome, tgtaagccaATTAAATCTAAATCCTACAGTGGCAAATCTACCAGGATTCCCCATCTAACCAGCAGAAACTAGTAGGTACATCTTGTCTTCTCATATCCCTGTCCAAAAGccagatttttgtatttttaaatgatttatatttattttatgtgcattgacaTATGCATGTTTaagtgaaggtgtcagatctagAGTTATAAGCAAtattgagctgccatgtggatgctgggaattgaacccatgttctctgtaagagcattcactgctcttaactgctgagacagcTCTCAAGCCTCCAGCTTTCTGtacttaaattaaaattatactgtATCTGTACATGAACTTGGAAATGGACATCTTGacagtattgatttttttcaaatcaataattttaatgaaaatggcaTATTCTCcatgtatttaattaaaaatatttaatttttgtattttttaaagatttatttattacatgtaagtacactgtagctgtcttcagacaaaccagaagagggcaacctatcccattacagatggttatgagccaccatgtggttgtgggatttgaactcaggaccttcggaagagcagtcagtgctcttatccgctgagccatcttgccagccctattttgtgtatttttaatatatgtgaatatctgtgtatgggtatgtgtacaAGTAagtgcctgtggagtccagaagaggtcatcagattcaTGGAGCTGTATCACACACAGGTAGTTGTTAACTACAAAacttggtgctgggaatcaaactctgaaCAAGCAGcatgttctcttaaccactgagccacatttccAGGGACCATTTGTATATGGTGTATATCCTTGTGAATGTGGAGGCTAGAATTCAGTTTtgccagacactattgcagatgccaacaagattttgctgacaggagcctgatatagctgtctcctgtgaggctctgccagtgcctggcaaatacagaagtggatgatcacagtcatccattggatggagcacggggtcctcaatgaaggagctagagaaagtacccaaggagctgaaggggtttgcagccccatagaaggaaaaataatatgaactaaccagtacccccagagcttcctgggactaaaccaccaatcaaagaaaacacatggtgggactcatgtctctagctgcatatgtagcagaggatggcctagtcagtcatcaatgggaggagaggcccttggtcttgtgaatgttccatgccccagtataggggaattccagggccaggaagtgggagtgggtgggttggtgagcagggggagggtagaggggacagaggattttcagagaggaaattcggaaagggtataacatttgaaatgtaaataaagaagatatctaataaaacatttttcttttaaaaacaaacaactactTTATATCCTTaaggatagcaaaaaaaaaaaaaaaaaaaaaaaaagcctacattAAATGCCCTTGaaatgggctggggagatagttcagtggagCAGTGAGGATCTCAGTTTGATTACCCAGAAACTATGTAAAGCCTAGCTTAATAGCATGTATCTGCAATCCCAATTATCCGCCAGCAAGATGCCAGGTGGATGTAAGCAAAGGAGACCCAGCTCAAAGAAAGGTGAAGGGGAGGACCAGAGCCTGAggtgttctctgacttccatatgcacTGTGTGCCATAtgtgcccacactcacacacttgagcacacacatatctataccATATGTACAATAACAGTAACAATGTCCAACATCAGTAGTTactaggtgtgatggtttgtatatgcttggcctgggGAGTGCCATTATTAGGAGGtctgaccttgttggagtaggtgtgtcactgtgggaatcGGCTTAAgatccttgtcctagctgcctggaagttagtattctgctaacagcatTGAGacgaagatgcagaactctcagcttctcctgttccatgcctgcctggatgctgccatgttcccaccttgatgataatgtactgaacctctgaacctataagccagccccaattaaatgttgtcctttataagaaaaaaagtcagttttgaatgttttcttctgttttctaccttatttttaaaacagggtctctcactgaatctgaagttcATCAGTAAGCTAGACTAtctggccagtgagttccagggattctcctgacTATATTTCCATCACTGGAGTTACAAATATGGGTTGCTGTAacagcttttatgtggatgctgggcatCCAAATTCAAATTCTAATGCTTGCAaaataagcactttaccaactgaccaTTTATTTCTATAcccctccatttatttatttagttgattTATTTCACCAGAAATGTTCAATTTTGTCCATATATTGTTAGGTCTATACCTAAGTAATGTATTTCATTTAAGGGGGTACTAGTATAAATTAAATTGCATTTTTTACTTCAAATTCCACTTGTTCATTGCTACTGTATAGGAAATGGGTGGGCTTGTATTAACTTTATTTCTTAAAACCATGCAAAGATAACCCattattccagaaaaaaaaatggttgacttttttttttttttttttgagacagggtttctctgtatagccctggctgtcctggaactcactttgtagaccaggctgtccttgaactcagaaatccgcctgcctctgcctcctgagtgctgggactaaaggcgtgagccaccacgcccggcaatttgttgactttttaaaagatttctttgtaATAATATCAtctgtggatttttgtttttgtgagataaATTCTTAAGTTCCCCAGACtaacctcaaacttactatgtaccCTATATTAGACTTGGCTCTCCTGCCTAAGCTTCCTGACtgctgaaattacagatatgtaccaccaTGACTAATGAGAAAGACAAGTTTAATTTCCTCCTTCCCAGTCTGTAtattcttccatttcttgttcatattgtatttattattacttatagCACAATGTTAAAAACAGTGCAGAGAGGGAAAAACCTtaaatttttcatgatttttaggAGGAATGTTTTGAATTTCTTACCATTAATTATGGTGTTAACCATAGATTTCTTTGTAGATTTTCCATTCCttctctccacccctctctccttcctccttctctccctccctcctcctccctgcccccctcacTATCTTCCTTCTTTAGTACTGGAGACTGAACTGATGGACTTGATCTAGCTACATTGCCTGTCCTGTAGCTTTCTTTACAAAGTTGAGGAAGTTCCTCTTCACTTTATCAAATCGATGATGTTCCTCTTTATTCATAGTTTAccgagagtttttttttttaaagagagagacagacagagacagagaaacagagagagacagagatacagagacagacagagagacagagacagagtgagtgtttggttatgtgcacatgagtgctggTGCCTGTAGAGGTTAGAGGTATTGGAtctctttggaactggagttacagggacttgtgagctgcctgatgtgggtattggggactgaattcaggtgctcttaaccacttcaCTACATTTCCAGAAGCCACACCCCCCTTTTaaatcatgaatgggtattgaattttgttaaatgttttccCTGCATCTGTAGATATGATCATGTAATTTTGTTAGCCATTTTTGAGTATcacaaaaaagtttattttgcaAAAAGTGTCATATGAAAATGCACACAACCCAATTTTACACAAGAGTTAAATAGGCTTTTGGGAGAGAGACATGAACTTCTCTGCTGAATATCCATTGTTTAGCCTCTTTTCTAGGATTCTAACATGGTGATGCTGGTTCCTCATATCACCAGTGTTATTCTGCTGCCCACTAGTTGTCATCATTTACAACATTTATAAGGAGATCAAAGCCCCACAATATTCCTAGGACTTAATGTGGAATACGTTAATTGATTTTCAAATGTTGAACCAAGACTTCCATAACTATACTTGATCATGTTATCTAATTACTTTAAAGCATCATCAAATcaaacttattattatttttagaacatttgcatttatattcattaaatatattgGTCTATAGCTTCCTTAAAATACCTATGGCTTTGTATTAGAGTAATTCTAGCCATTTTGACTGAGTTAAGTATTCAATATGCCTTATGgacatttcttctttcagtttaaCAACTATTCTATATTTTGTCTCGTTTTTCAcatctatataacaagttcctaATTCTAGATTAGTTCAAATACTCTGTCTTCTCATACCTATACCTGATTATTGTTGCAGAAAGATCACAATCCATTGACTCATGGTAGCAGAACTCAAGTGGGCCCATAAAGCTGCCCACAAATGATGCTAAACTTGTTTTTTCACTCACCTCAATGGCTATTTCAACCACTTTCTCTTGAGATGCACGGGTCTATCTCCACAATCTCCAAGCTCAAAAGATTCTTTTAATAAATTTAGCAAACACTTGTTAATTACTTGCTGTATCTCCTTATCATTTATGAAGAGAATCAAAACCATCAgacaactttaatttctttagaaTCTGATCtgattcttccatctcttgagGAATGAGTTCTTACTTCCAGCTACATTTAATAGCAAGCTTTTTGTATGTAAATTATGCATaatccttctctgtttctctgaagcTATAGGAACAGGCCCTGGGATGATATGGGCTTGGACTTTAGTTTCAGTGATTATTGTGGATATACTCACCACTCAAGCCTCTATCTTTCAGGTGATGTACAAAGCCAATCCTTAAGACACCGAGATAAGCGGCTCAGTTTAAATCTGGTATGTTTGGCTATTACATTCCTTTAAGTTTCCATTTGACCAGAAATAACCTGACCTATATGTGATGTTTCCTTTAAGTCTTCTAAGATTCAGCACTCTGATTCTCTGAGAACTCCTCCAGTAAACCCCTAAAGATTTGAATTGACTTGGGAATTATTGGATTTGATATTTCATAAGGACCTTTCAAAGCCAATGAATGAGACTTTTGCTTACTTGGGGTAGCTGTTAAAGCACCATATTATACTTGAAGCATGTATTGttactttctcattgctgtgatgaaatatctGACAGAAGCCGCAAAGGAACGGATTTATTTTACCTAATGGCTGAAAAGAGAGGGCATGGGAGAGTTCATGGAAATGTGGGTTGCAGCTGGCACTCTCCtggatttctctttttctcctttttattcagttcaggatTCCAACCAGGAGTTTGGTACCACTTACATTCAGTGTGGGACATTCcttctcagttaaacctctctagaAATGCCCTCAAAGATATGTTTCCAGTGAACTTGATAATCAGAATTAACTACCACAAagaaattcattaatttaaaaccTTTAGTGTCATAGTTTCAAATCTCAGAGAGATAACACCTATCTTCATATGACTTCAGAGGCAGAACTTTAACTAGTTGCTTGTCCAGTTTTcctaaaaaaaattcagagtTCCTTTGGGGTAATTTAGAACTGAAACTGTATCACAGCTGTATTACCTACTAGTATCAGTTTGCATTTATGGTATATAGTTCCCAACCTATACTTGTTCTGTCTTGCAGCCATGTAAGTTTTCACCGATATATCCCACAGCTTCACCCAGTGCTGAAGACAGCTATGTGCCCATGAGCCCTAAAGGCACTGCTTCTGAATTTAGACCCCACTGCAGTCAGGATGACTACATTCCAATGAGCTCAAGCATGCTGCCTGAGTTACCTGCAGACTTGGAGCCACCCCCAGTGAACAGAAATCTCAAGCCCCAGAGAAAATGTAAGACATTTGACTAAGACTGCTATGTTGGGTAGAGGGGCAAGCTACTTCCTTATAATGATTAGAAAGAAGTAGATGGGGAAGAATTAAGAGATTggggtattttttaaaagatgtgtttattttatgtatatgagtacactgtctctgtcttcagacacaccagaagagggcatcagaacccattacagatggctgtgagccaccatgtggttgctggggattgaactcaggatctctggaagagcagtcagtgcttttaaccattgattcatctctccagctttggggtatttttttttttattccaagatTGTTATGATAAAAAGAGTCAGAAGACAAAGGTACTGTGGCTCTGCAAATGCATTCTACAGAGGACTTATTTTTGCCTATTTCTTTAATGAAGTCCCAGGAGTAAGTGATGAGAACCATAAAGAAAGTTACCAGATATCTCATTTAAATAACACTAGAATGTATAATACTGGCTTTCTGGAAGGCAGTCAACAATGGTCTTTGACAATTCCTTAATGTACTTCATACTCaagtataaattttatatatattttttaccaCTCAACAGAGgcagagtggtggtggtggtgggacttCAACTGTGAACCATATGACTCTTGTGCACACAGGGCATCTTTTTGCTCCTGTGTTACTACTCCCAGGCAGCCCTTCtggtagaaaaggagaaaggggaaagatagATCAAAgtgaattcttttaaatttacttgagattcctttatgaatgtggatATATttcctgcatttatgtctgtgtaccacatgcattcagtgtccatggaggccaaaagggttcatcaaatcccctggaactggagatacagatgacTTAACTGCCATGTAGGTTCTAGGAACAGAACCAGATCCTCTTgaagaggagcaagtgctcttaaccattgagcaaaTTGTCCCTCAAAGTTAATTATTAACTTCATTCTTACTTAACTTCATTCACTTGCCCAATAGGCTACACGATTACAAGGAAAAATTTGGTGCAATGGCTGTGATCCCTGACACACCATATGGTCTGCGTATGCCCCTCATTGCTCTTAGAAAAAATTGCCCCATTCTGTTGGCCATGCCCAAAGCTGCTAACTGAGACTTTACTCAGGTCTAGTCAATACCAGCTACACCTTTTTGGTTGTAAATCAACCACATGTGTAGAGTGTTAGCCATGTATGCAGTGGTATGTTAGGCACTGGATAGTATGCAGGAATGAAAATTGAGGAAAGTCTTTGATCTGAGGAGGATCATATATCAAAATCACCTAGAAGAAACAAACATTGCAAAGTTAGTATTAAATATAACAGACTCTGTCTTGTGGGATATGAGGAAATAACTAGCGATTGTAGTCAGAAACAACATCAGACCATTTTAAACAAAGGATGGACTTAAGGATAAAGACTTTATAGGTTAAGTGAAAGGGTGGGCAGTAAGAACAGGTGAGCTGTGGGATGAATTTTGGAGTTCATCTAGGAAAGAACAGAGTTGTTAACCCTGAAGACAGATGATGAGCCTTTCTCACTAGGGACTTCATTCATGTATTTCCCTCTCTCCAACCCAGACAGTTGCCTAGGCCTATGTTACTGGGCAGCAGGAAGGTCTCTGTCAGTATCTTCCTGCTTATGTACTTTAGTGGAGAAAATACATATCAAAATAGGCAAATTGGCCACTGAGGCAGGTACTAAGTACAGAGACTGTGGTCTTGAGCAAGCCAAAAGGAAATCCTGACATTTGGGATTATAGTCTA contains:
- the LOC110288651 gene encoding GRB2-associated-binding protein 3-like → MGLDFSFSDYCGYTHHSSLYLSGDVQSQSLRHRDKRLSLNLPCKFSPIYPTASPSAEDSYVPMSPKGTASEFRPHCSQDDYIPMSSSMLPELPADLEPPPVNRNLKPQRKSQPPPLDSRNLSTIREHTSLTRTYTVPCNRTSFLSPQRNGINCTRLFSTPSEEEEEEEEEEEEEEEE